A window of the Leptospira bourretii genome harbors these coding sequences:
- a CDS encoding radical SAM protein has protein sequence MAETSTLNQRPASSIKLLEEMERLYKDLPMEAIVKQDILRQGIHFLPESFQVKDPYKSKDYFIFSFDHIPLADLKDGADTKAPEEIKISGGHFGLLKTVISTRNNPNSPYKMKSKEGIPTLFLEETEIGSAEYPPIPSWYRHKTKSGKLPGEVAPVIEWGYLLYLTVFRNCQYFGKDEECAYCDINHNYRQQKGAGRPYTGVKDVEDILEVLSWVDAEDQIAKVYTITGGSVLTNLKKKSEVDFYLQYPEAIEARFPKRWMGKLVAQAFEKEDCQKFKDAGIQIYHPNYEVWDKALFEKICPGKSSWIGYENWIRRVVDSAEVFGPENVIPNFVGGVELSEPWGFKTVAEAITSTKQGLDFFMSKGIVPRFTAWCPEPYTTLGQQAGPPLVYFCELLRAWKETFEHYGLPTPPGYGEPGPGKAVFSVSAFMDVIGYSGRN, from the coding sequence ATGGCTGAAACCTCTACGCTGAACCAAAGACCCGCCTCCTCCATCAAACTCCTGGAAGAAATGGAAAGGTTGTACAAAGACCTACCAATGGAAGCCATTGTCAAACAAGACATCCTAAGACAGGGCATTCACTTTTTACCCGAATCCTTTCAAGTGAAAGATCCTTATAAATCCAAAGACTACTTTATCTTTTCCTTCGACCATATCCCGCTTGCTGACTTAAAAGACGGGGCCGATACCAAAGCACCCGAAGAAATCAAAATTTCAGGTGGTCATTTTGGTCTTTTAAAAACAGTGATCTCCACTAGAAACAACCCGAACTCTCCTTATAAAATGAAATCAAAGGAAGGAATTCCCACTTTGTTTCTAGAAGAAACAGAGATTGGGAGCGCTGAGTATCCTCCTATCCCTTCTTGGTACAGACACAAAACCAAATCAGGAAAGTTACCGGGAGAGGTAGCACCTGTGATTGAATGGGGTTATCTTTTGTATCTCACCGTATTTCGAAACTGCCAATACTTTGGAAAAGATGAGGAATGCGCATACTGTGACATCAACCACAACTACCGCCAACAAAAAGGGGCAGGTCGACCTTACACGGGTGTGAAAGATGTGGAAGATATTTTAGAAGTCCTTTCTTGGGTGGATGCGGAAGATCAAATTGCTAAGGTGTATACCATTACTGGTGGATCAGTCCTCACCAACCTCAAGAAAAAATCAGAAGTTGATTTTTACCTCCAGTATCCAGAGGCAATTGAAGCAAGATTCCCCAAACGTTGGATGGGAAAACTGGTGGCCCAAGCCTTTGAAAAAGAAGACTGCCAAAAGTTTAAAGATGCAGGGATCCAAATTTATCACCCTAACTATGAAGTTTGGGACAAGGCTCTCTTTGAAAAAATCTGTCCTGGAAAGTCTAGTTGGATTGGTTATGAAAATTGGATTCGAAGGGTTGTGGATTCTGCAGAAGTCTTTGGTCCCGAGAATGTAATTCCTAACTTTGTGGGCGGAGTGGAACTTTCCGAACCATGGGGATTTAAAACTGTCGCTGAAGCCATCACTTCCACAAAACAAGGTTTAGACTTTTTTATGTCGAAAGGAATTGTTCCGAGATTCACCGCATGGTGTCCAGAACCATATACGACTCTTGGCCAACAAGCAGGCCCACCGCTTGTGTATTTTTGTGAATTATTACGGGCTTGGAAAGAAACCTTCGAACACTATGGCCTCCCCACTCC
- a CDS encoding lipoprotein LipL45 has protein sequence MKASKLTIMGLALLFTGLTVCKKPDAEVSEAPKKPADLSAVVVFAVGDSKIQHADQTEEKAQLGALLKSGDNVVTGDNGKVDIQFADGSSIRISPKSAIDFAKLSQDNSGTTDTQIALVSGKVFAKVNKAKKEDNFTVVTPTAIAGVRGTSFIVEAAEGKPAKVKVVEGAVAFAPRVPALEKLSTEEISGNADLKKLQESLAKAEVILEKDQASTQSAKSADLAKAADIQTLDLNKAFKTSEKEKLVVENAKLTKNEEQEIKTIVTVDKKTAEEIAKLSETAQTEKLDELKKQEIDAKRHAIEGEVAKRQEEEKKKFEDSLANQPKEFKSKKDIVNYYERIEKIVLVDGKTVIGAIINQENGQLIVHTENGVKRIDMDNVEEVIYDLQQKSKF, from the coding sequence ATGAAAGCATCGAAACTAACCATAATGGGTCTAGCACTTCTTTTCACTGGTCTTACAGTTTGTAAGAAACCAGATGCAGAAGTGTCTGAAGCACCAAAAAAACCAGCAGATTTATCTGCGGTAGTCGTATTTGCGGTCGGAGATTCAAAAATCCAACACGCAGACCAAACAGAAGAAAAAGCACAGCTTGGTGCCCTTCTGAAATCCGGGGATAACGTAGTCACAGGCGACAATGGAAAAGTAGACATCCAATTTGCGGATGGATCGAGCATTCGTATCTCTCCTAAGTCCGCGATTGACTTTGCGAAACTCTCCCAAGACAATTCTGGAACTACAGACACTCAAATTGCTCTGGTTTCAGGAAAGGTATTTGCGAAAGTCAACAAAGCTAAGAAAGAAGACAACTTTACTGTCGTAACACCAACTGCGATTGCGGGTGTGCGAGGAACGTCTTTTATCGTAGAAGCTGCAGAGGGAAAACCTGCGAAAGTAAAAGTAGTTGAAGGTGCGGTTGCATTTGCTCCACGTGTTCCTGCTCTAGAAAAACTTTCTACAGAAGAAATCTCTGGAAATGCTGACTTGAAAAAACTCCAAGAGTCTCTTGCAAAAGCAGAAGTCATCCTAGAGAAAGACCAAGCATCCACTCAATCTGCAAAATCTGCTGATCTTGCAAAGGCTGCTGACATCCAAACTTTGGACTTGAACAAAGCTTTCAAAACTTCTGAAAAAGAAAAGTTGGTTGTTGAAAATGCAAAACTCACTAAGAACGAAGAGCAAGAAATCAAAACCATCGTAACAGTTGATAAAAAAACTGCAGAAGAAATTGCAAAACTTAGCGAAACAGCTCAAACTGAAAAGTTAGATGAGTTGAAAAAACAAGAAATTGATGCTAAGAGACATGCAATTGAAGGTGAAGTTGCAAAACGCCAGGAAGAAGAGAAGAAAAAATTCGAAGATTCTTTGGCTAACCAACCTAAAGAATTTAAGTCTAAAAAAGACATCGTAAACTACTACGAAAGAATTGAAAAAATCGTTCTAGTAGACGGAAAAACAGTGATTGGAGCGATCATCAACCAAGAAAACGGACAGTTGATTGTTCACACTGAAAATGGTGTTAAGAGAATTGATATGGACAATGTAGAAGAAGTCATTTACGACCTTCAACAAAAATCTAAATTCTAA
- the lipA gene encoding lipoyl synthase codes for MNPLKKKPRSKNISPRVDLPSWMKVRVSFPTEGDALSKVREEVESKKLHTVCESASCPNLNHCWNRRTATYMLSGDICTRRCQYCDVAFGKPNPLDLEEPERVARSVAELELRHVVLTAVNRDDLKDGGAGHFAETITKIKTYRPTCSIEVLIPDFKAKEESLQILYAAKPNIINHNIETVERLFPTITPQKNYKRSLEVLAHIAKHGFLTKSGLILGLGEREEDVKQCLEDLFQHGVRMLTIGQYLQPGPTHYPVQEFIKPEAFEFWKEFAYRTGFKTVASGPLVRSSYHAEEYFSDEAN; via the coding sequence ATGAATCCACTAAAAAAGAAACCTCGCTCTAAAAATATCAGCCCCCGGGTGGACCTTCCTTCCTGGATGAAAGTGAGAGTGAGTTTTCCCACAGAAGGGGATGCCCTATCCAAAGTGCGAGAAGAGGTCGAATCCAAAAAACTACATACAGTTTGCGAATCCGCGAGTTGCCCGAACCTCAACCACTGCTGGAACCGCAGGACTGCGACCTATATGTTGTCAGGGGATATTTGTACAAGGCGATGCCAGTATTGTGATGTTGCCTTTGGAAAACCAAATCCCCTCGATTTAGAAGAACCGGAACGAGTGGCAAGATCCGTAGCAGAACTGGAATTACGACATGTGGTGCTTACCGCTGTCAACCGTGACGATCTCAAAGATGGGGGAGCAGGTCACTTTGCAGAAACCATAACCAAAATCAAAACCTATCGTCCGACTTGTTCGATCGAAGTGTTGATCCCCGATTTTAAAGCCAAAGAGGAATCCTTACAAATTCTATATGCGGCAAAACCCAATATCATCAATCATAACATTGAAACGGTGGAGCGACTTTTCCCTACCATCACACCACAGAAAAACTACAAACGTTCACTTGAGGTTCTAGCTCACATTGCAAAACACGGTTTCCTTACAAAAAGTGGACTCATTTTAGGACTTGGGGAAAGGGAAGAAGATGTAAAACAATGTTTGGAAGATCTTTTTCAACATGGAGTTCGGATGCTTACCATTGGCCAATACCTTCAACCCGGCCCCACCCACTACCCTGTGCAAGAATTTATAAAACCCGAAGCTTTTGAATTTTGGAAGGAATTTGCATACCGAACTGGATTCAAAACAGTAGCCTCCGGCCCACTCGTTCGGTCTTCCTACCATGCAGAGGAATATTTTTCAGACGAAGCAAACTGA
- a CDS encoding pseudouridine synthase — translation MRINAFLAKLGLGSRRKVEELVLSGRIKVNGSTITDLSFQVSLEDSVSFDGKAVQMEEESTKRPKIIAFNKPAGYLTSHEDKFHENTIFSLLPEGFQKYNYAGRLDLDSRGLLLLSIDGDFIQKVTHPRNKIDKEYIISLKQPVAWKAIADEFMLGVREGGDTLRALSVKPANVVPEKTAPGFTSYLSIILKEGKKRQIRRMCKAKEMVVLDLYRIRIGKLDLRDFVLDEGKYKVVTEEQVLGKPTA, via the coding sequence ATGAGGATCAACGCATTTCTAGCCAAATTAGGTCTCGGTTCCCGTCGGAAAGTAGAAGAGTTGGTTCTCTCTGGAAGAATCAAAGTCAATGGAAGTACCATCACAGACCTTTCGTTTCAGGTTTCTCTAGAGGATTCGGTGAGTTTTGATGGCAAAGCAGTGCAAATGGAAGAGGAGTCGACCAAACGACCCAAAATCATTGCTTTCAATAAACCTGCTGGTTACTTAACTTCTCACGAAGACAAATTCCACGAAAATACTATTTTTTCCCTTCTTCCAGAAGGTTTTCAAAAATACAATTATGCCGGTCGTTTGGATTTGGATTCTCGCGGGCTTTTGCTTTTATCCATTGATGGAGATTTTATCCAAAAAGTCACACACCCAAGAAACAAAATAGATAAAGAATATATCATCAGTTTGAAACAACCCGTAGCTTGGAAGGCCATTGCCGATGAGTTTATGTTAGGTGTAAGGGAAGGTGGTGATACCCTTAGGGCTCTGTCTGTAAAACCTGCTAATGTAGTCCCCGAAAAAACAGCCCCAGGTTTCACTAGTTACCTAAGCATCATCCTAAAAGAAGGGAAAAAACGACAAATTCGAAGAATGTGCAAGGCTAAGGAAATGGTGGTTCTCGATCTTTATCGGATTCGGATCGGAAAATTGGATTTACGCGATTTTGTTCTGGATGAAGGGAAATATAAAGTTGTGACCGAAGAACAGGTTCTTGGAAAACCAACTGCTTAA
- a CDS encoding DUF1574 domain-containing protein, with the protein MKSKPFLFYPVILFLFIFLVDKIFLLPVFHHDFLQAGNSVFYYQRKILADRLLADKEAQEKKLALVFGDSRSYPFSELGIPDPYKKTWTLYNFSSPQGIPMNSYIQLKELLEKGVTPEFVILSLSPEAFDDNKGFILSPFLRMGCNKECLDIVWKDIPLKEKWTYFLDKLFVIRSMELNLSLFSSRLKQGKLKEYNPRYNQEFQLINLSKGEYLMYGVQANPIEKIRKDTVRIGSLYMSTYSLGESQKPYVEAFLDLTRKNNIKTLVLWPKVYGDYYKYYERFHIKEVWWEPMEILANSYGAHTLNWNKEGTCDLFNDASHQSAFCFVDQIKDIWVSYAEK; encoded by the coding sequence TTGAAATCAAAACCGTTTTTATTTTATCCTGTGATTCTGTTTCTTTTTATCTTTCTTGTAGATAAAATTTTTCTTTTGCCTGTCTTCCATCATGATTTCCTTCAGGCCGGGAATTCTGTTTTTTATTACCAAAGAAAGATACTGGCCGATCGGTTACTCGCGGACAAGGAGGCTCAAGAAAAAAAACTCGCCCTTGTTTTTGGTGACTCTCGATCCTATCCTTTTTCTGAATTAGGAATTCCAGATCCTTATAAGAAAACTTGGACTCTTTATAATTTCAGCAGCCCACAAGGAATTCCCATGAATTCCTATATCCAATTAAAAGAATTATTGGAAAAGGGTGTCACTCCTGAGTTTGTCATTCTTTCTCTTAGTCCAGAAGCTTTCGATGATAATAAAGGTTTTATTCTTTCCCCATTTCTTCGAATGGGTTGTAACAAAGAATGTTTGGATATCGTATGGAAAGACATCCCTCTCAAAGAAAAATGGACTTATTTTTTGGATAAACTCTTTGTAATTCGTAGTATGGAATTGAATTTATCTTTATTCAGTTCTCGCCTCAAACAGGGAAAATTAAAAGAATACAATCCACGATACAACCAAGAGTTCCAACTCATCAACCTCAGTAAAGGTGAGTATCTAATGTATGGTGTTCAGGCCAATCCAATTGAAAAAATCAGAAAAGACACAGTTCGTATTGGAAGTTTGTATATGAGCACCTATTCTTTGGGAGAATCCCAAAAACCTTATGTAGAAGCTTTTTTAGATCTCACTCGCAAAAATAATATCAAAACTTTAGTTCTTTGGCCAAAGGTGTATGGCGATTATTATAAATATTATGAAAGGTTTCATATAAAAGAAGTTTGGTGGGAGCCGATGGAAATTTTGGCAAATTCCTATGGAGCTCATACTTTAAATTGGAACAAAGAAGGCACTTGCGATTTATTTAATGATGCCTCACACCAATCTGCATTTTGTTTTGTAGACCAAATAAAAGATATTTGGGTAAGTTACGCTGAAAAGTAG
- a CDS encoding HPP family protein, producing MKAPLRADRPKRSLRFAIWSLISSTVSIWSILAITNLSGHSLLIGSFGATAVLLFAVPDAPLSQPRNLIGGHLISATIAVILVATLGTNFFTIGFSVGLSIFVMYLTHTLHPPGGATAMIGVLGGVGIDFILFPVLIGVMILLVNALVVNNLVHHRKYPVVWF from the coding sequence ATTAAAGCCCCTCTTCGAGCGGATCGTCCCAAACGGTCCCTTCGGTTTGCGATTTGGAGTTTGATTAGTAGCACTGTTTCCATCTGGTCCATCCTTGCCATTACAAACTTATCAGGACATTCTCTTCTCATTGGTTCGTTTGGAGCTACGGCAGTGTTACTTTTTGCAGTACCGGATGCTCCTCTTTCCCAACCCCGAAATTTGATTGGAGGGCATTTGATCTCTGCTACCATTGCTGTGATCCTTGTGGCCACTCTCGGAACCAATTTTTTTACCATTGGGTTTTCTGTAGGACTTTCGATTTTTGTGATGTATTTAACTCACACCTTACACCCGCCAGGTGGTGCAACTGCAATGATTGGAGTTCTTGGAGGAGTGGGAATTGACTTTATTTTGTTTCCGGTTTTGATTGGGGTGATGATCCTACTCGTGAATGCACTCGTAGTGAATAATTTGGTCCACCACCGAAAGTATCCGGTGGTGTGGTTTTAA
- the fsa gene encoding fructose-6-phosphate aldolase, whose translation MNLFLDTANIDEIKKVHELGLLDGITTNPSIIAKSGRKFTEVIKEICSFVKGPVSAEVLATDAPTMIKEGLELSKIAENVVVKVPLIPEGIKAVKAFSDQGIQTNVTLCFTANQALLAAKAGASFISPFVGRLDDIGYDGLELISEIRDIYDNYGIETQILAASVRHPIHFKEVALRGADCVTLPYSVFEMLFKHPLTDSGLAKFVEDSKKLNW comes from the coding sequence ATGAATTTATTTTTAGACACAGCCAACATTGACGAAATCAAAAAAGTCCATGAACTTGGCCTCCTAGACGGGATCACCACAAACCCATCCATCATCGCAAAATCCGGCCGTAAGTTCACGGAAGTCATCAAAGAAATTTGTAGTTTTGTAAAGGGTCCTGTGAGTGCAGAAGTCCTTGCAACCGACGCTCCTACAATGATCAAAGAAGGTTTAGAGCTTTCTAAAATTGCAGAAAACGTTGTGGTCAAAGTTCCTCTCATTCCAGAAGGAATCAAAGCAGTAAAAGCGTTCTCTGACCAAGGAATCCAAACCAACGTAACCTTATGTTTCACTGCCAACCAAGCTTTACTTGCGGCCAAAGCTGGTGCCAGTTTCATCTCCCCTTTCGTGGGTCGTTTGGATGATATTGGATATGATGGATTGGAACTCATTTCTGAGATCCGAGACATTTATGACAACTATGGAATCGAAACACAAATCCTTGCAGCATCGGTTCGCCATCCCATCCACTTCAAAGAAGTAGCACTTCGTGGGGCAGATTGTGTGACCCTACCATATTCTGTATTTGAAATGCTTTTCAAACACCCACTCACTGATAGTGGTCTTGCGAAGTTTGTTGAAGATTCAAAAAAACTAAACTGGTAA
- the purH gene encoding bifunctional phosphoribosylaminoimidazolecarboxamide formyltransferase/IMP cyclohydrolase — protein sequence MIEIKRALVSVSDKAGITEICSFLAKNGVEILSTGGTYDALSKAGIPVKKVDEFTGFPEILHGRVKTLHPKIHGGLLGDTTNPDHVKQMESNGIVPITLVIVNLYPFVKTVMKPDVTLEDAIENIDIGGPSMLRSAAKNHKNVVVLTDPKDYESFQAEFTANKGKVSRETAFQYAAKVFSETASYDSAISTFFNKKLDIKYPDKITFAFNKKQKLRYGENPHQDAAFYEPLFIKSQFEALQGKELSFNNMLDFDAAFHVASLLPKNAVSIVKHLNPCGIAFGENVLESFELARKTDPISAFGGIIGIHGRVEKDAAEEITKNFVEGVIAESFSDEALEIFGKKPNIRLIPIAKFDEALDELDLRSLHHGLLIQNRDYDLITKDKLKVVSKKQPTADDLEGLMFAWNCVKFIKSNAIVYTDQNSTLGIGAGQMSRVDSVELGAMKAQKVGLSVVGSYVGSDAFFPFRDGIDSIAKVGAKAIIQPGGSIRDEEVIQAADEHGLIMVFTGMRHFRH from the coding sequence ATGATCGAAATCAAACGAGCACTCGTATCCGTATCCGATAAAGCCGGAATTACAGAAATCTGTTCCTTCCTCGCCAAAAACGGAGTGGAAATTCTTTCCACAGGCGGAACTTATGATGCCCTCTCCAAAGCGGGAATTCCGGTGAAAAAAGTAGATGAGTTTACCGGTTTTCCAGAGATCCTCCACGGCCGAGTGAAAACCCTCCATCCGAAAATTCATGGTGGCCTTCTTGGTGACACAACAAACCCAGACCATGTCAAACAAATGGAAAGTAATGGAATTGTTCCCATCACCCTTGTGATTGTGAACCTTTACCCTTTTGTCAAAACAGTCATGAAACCAGACGTAACCCTTGAAGATGCAATCGAAAACATCGACATCGGTGGACCGTCTATGCTTCGTTCGGCGGCAAAAAATCATAAAAACGTAGTAGTTCTGACTGACCCTAAAGATTATGAATCCTTTCAAGCCGAGTTTACGGCAAATAAAGGAAAAGTATCCCGGGAAACCGCCTTTCAATACGCAGCCAAAGTATTTTCAGAAACTGCATCTTATGATTCTGCCATCTCCACTTTCTTTAATAAAAAGTTGGATATCAAATACCCTGATAAAATCACTTTTGCCTTTAATAAAAAACAAAAACTTAGATACGGTGAAAACCCACACCAAGACGCTGCGTTTTATGAACCGCTATTCATCAAATCACAGTTTGAAGCCTTACAAGGAAAAGAACTCTCCTTCAATAATATGTTGGATTTTGATGCGGCTTTTCATGTGGCAAGCCTGCTTCCCAAAAATGCAGTTTCGATCGTAAAACATTTAAACCCATGTGGGATTGCATTTGGCGAAAACGTTCTCGAATCCTTTGAACTTGCGAGAAAAACAGATCCTATTTCTGCCTTCGGTGGAATCATTGGAATCCATGGGCGAGTGGAAAAAGATGCGGCTGAAGAAATCACAAAGAACTTTGTGGAAGGTGTGATTGCAGAAAGTTTTTCCGATGAAGCACTCGAAATTTTTGGAAAAAAACCTAATATCCGTTTGATTCCTATTGCTAAGTTTGACGAAGCATTGGATGAACTTGATTTACGTTCCCTCCACCACGGACTTCTCATCCAAAATCGTGATTATGATTTGATTACAAAAGACAAACTAAAAGTGGTCTCTAAAAAACAACCAACCGCAGATGATTTAGAAGGATTGATGTTTGCTTGGAACTGTGTGAAGTTTATCAAATCCAATGCCATTGTTTACACCGACCAAAACTCAACTCTTGGAATTGGTGCAGGACAAATGTCTCGTGTGGACTCGGTGGAGCTTGGTGCGATGAAAGCCCAAAAAGTAGGACTTTCGGTTGTAGGATCTTATGTGGGAAGTGATGCGTTTTTTCCTTTCCGTGATGGAATTGATTCCATTGCCAAAGTGGGCGCAAAAGCCATCATCCAACCAGGTGGATCCATCCGTGATGAAGAAGTCATCCAAGCCGCTGACGAACATGGACTGATTATGGTCTTCACTGGAATGAGGCATTTTCGTCACTAA
- the purN gene encoding phosphoribosylglycinamide formyltransferase, with translation MGKIKRVVFLASGRGSNFTASVEYIRKKKLKSDLVALVTDNPEAKALGIAKSFGIPTKVIPYSSYPQKADYHKDLLGEVETYSPDLIVACGYMRILKPEFVRRFHNQIINVHPSLLPAFPGLDSQKQALDYGVKVAGCTVHFVEEGVDTGPIILQKAIAIAPEWNEKELSLAILAEEHKILPLAIQLFCEDKLKIKERKVEILK, from the coding sequence ATGGGAAAAATAAAACGTGTCGTTTTTTTGGCCTCGGGAAGAGGGTCCAATTTTACCGCTTCTGTCGAGTACATTCGTAAAAAAAAGCTAAAGTCCGACCTGGTAGCCCTTGTGACAGACAACCCGGAAGCAAAGGCTCTGGGGATTGCCAAATCCTTTGGAATTCCCACAAAAGTCATTCCCTACTCCAGTTATCCCCAAAAGGCCGACTACCATAAAGATCTGCTGGGGGAAGTGGAAACCTACTCTCCAGATTTAATTGTGGCCTGCGGCTATATGCGAATTCTGAAACCAGAATTTGTGCGCCGGTTCCATAACCAAATCATCAATGTACATCCAAGTCTCCTCCCCGCCTTCCCTGGACTCGATTCCCAAAAACAAGCCCTGGACTACGGGGTCAAGGTTGCAGGTTGTACGGTTCACTTTGTGGAAGAAGGTGTGGATACGGGTCCCATCATTTTGCAAAAAGCGATTGCCATTGCCCCCGAATGGAATGAAAAAGAACTATCCCTTGCAATCCTTGCGGAAGAACATAAAATCCTTCCGCTCGCTATACAACTGTTTTGTGAAGATAAATTAAAAATCAAAGAACGAAAGGTAGAAATCCTAAAATGA
- the fliS gene encoding flagellar export chaperone FliS encodes MSLARKTGASAYNEYKANEISTVSQIKLIVMLFDGAIRFLGVAKDNMTPRKYDVVNNNIIKTQDIITELLLSLNMEEGKEVANNLLSLYVYLKKRLLEANMRKDKAIIEECIKILIELKISWEELEKKDTPNPNIAPGNRPTGISITG; translated from the coding sequence ATGTCGCTTGCGAGAAAAACCGGTGCCTCTGCTTACAATGAATACAAAGCCAATGAGATATCTACCGTTAGCCAAATCAAACTGATCGTGATGCTTTTTGACGGAGCCATCCGATTCCTTGGTGTGGCCAAAGACAATATGACTCCCCGAAAGTATGATGTTGTGAATAACAATATCATCAAAACCCAAGACATCATTACAGAACTTTTGCTCTCTCTCAATATGGAAGAGGGGAAAGAAGTAGCAAATAATCTTCTGTCATTATATGTTTATTTGAAGAAAAGATTGTTAGAAGCCAATATGCGTAAGGATAAGGCCATCATTGAAGAGTGTATCAAAATCCTAATTGAGTTAAAAATCTCTTGGGAAGAGTTAGAAAAAAAAGACACTCCCAATCCAAACATAGCTCCGGGCAACCGTCCTACTGGGATTTCCATCACCGGTTAA
- a CDS encoding flagellar protein FlgN: MVSSKHNTKQLLQKKIQYLESLIANLKREEELLSYRDADSAVKIEFKNEIIIRKLEAVDRELWERQEMEVYTEEEIAISETVFAKLDEARNLQQKVQELLVFEMNESKKEYWEFSIKRRLKSHLIQSSGLSWTKNYC, from the coding sequence ATGGTTTCATCCAAACATAATACCAAACAACTTCTGCAAAAAAAAATCCAATATTTGGAATCACTGATTGCCAATTTAAAACGGGAAGAAGAACTGCTTTCCTATCGTGATGCCGATTCTGCTGTGAAAATTGAATTTAAAAATGAAATCATTATTAGAAAACTAGAAGCAGTCGACCGGGAACTTTGGGAAAGGCAAGAGATGGAAGTTTATACGGAAGAAGAAATTGCCATTTCAGAAACTGTCTTTGCAAAGTTAGATGAAGCAAGAAACCTCCAACAAAAAGTGCAAGAATTGCTTGTCTTTGAAATGAATGAGAGTAAAAAAGAATATTGGGAATTCAGTATCAAACGACGATTGAAATCGCATTTGATCCAGTCCTCCGGCCTCTCATGGACAAAAAATTACTGTTAA
- a CDS encoding DnaJ domain-containing protein: protein MDKKLLLNDSLNFLGLSAGFTESELKESYHKLAKKYHPDSGEFTSDVMFLELNKHYESLKDHLLIHPEDDFSHLVSGEVCGDSEVPPITKPSKDPVFHEYKLAKEKETEAILRYYEKRNLHPIELSESLNKELVQLRKDLEPVLSVYAEIVKKHPSSLWANDAKDSLDRLRVWWS, encoded by the coding sequence ATGGACAAAAAATTACTGTTAAATGATTCCCTCAATTTTTTAGGCCTTAGTGCCGGATTTACCGAATCAGAACTCAAAGAATCCTATCATAAACTCGCCAAAAAATACCATCCAGATTCCGGTGAATTTACGAGTGATGTGATGTTTTTGGAGTTAAACAAACATTACGAATCCTTAAAAGACCATCTCCTCATCCATCCAGAGGATGATTTTTCACACTTGGTGAGTGGTGAGGTTTGTGGAGATTCGGAAGTTCCACCCATAACAAAACCTTCCAAAGACCCTGTCTTTCATGAATACAAATTGGCCAAAGAAAAAGAAACGGAGGCCATTTTACGTTATTATGAAAAACGGAATCTCCATCCCATTGAACTTTCAGAAAGTTTGAATAAAGAACTTGTGCAGTTGCGAAAGGACTTAGAACCAGTTCTTTCTGTTTATGCAGAGATAGTAAAAAAACATCCATCTAGCCTTTGGGCAAATGATGCCAAAGATTCCTTAGATCGACTTCGCGTTTGGTGGAGTTAA